A portion of the Lysinibacillus timonensis genome contains these proteins:
- a CDS encoding SprT family protein: MTDLELQLLVENLSIQHFDRPFIHKAYFNNRLRTTGGRYLLNSHNIEFNKKSYEIFGIEELRGIILHELCHYHLHIQGKGYKHRDADFRLLLKKVGAPRFCSTIEESKSKRSNTSVHIYECKECHQQYVRKRRIDTRKYRCSKCYGQLFKTK, from the coding sequence ATGACTGATTTAGAGCTTCAATTATTAGTAGAAAATTTATCGATTCAGCATTTTGATAGACCTTTTATACATAAGGCTTACTTTAATAATAGATTGCGAACTACAGGAGGTCGCTATCTATTGAATAGCCATAATATAGAATTTAATAAAAAATCGTATGAAATCTTTGGGATAGAAGAATTGCGCGGAATTATACTTCATGAACTATGTCATTACCATCTTCATATTCAAGGGAAAGGGTACAAACATCGTGATGCTGATTTTCGATTACTGCTTAAAAAAGTAGGTGCCCCAAGATTTTGCTCTACTATAGAAGAAAGCAAGAGCAAGAGAAGCAATACATCAGTTCATATTTATGAATGTAAAGAGTGTCATCAACAATATGTTAGAAAAAGAAGAATAGATACTAGGAAGTATCGATGTAGTAAGTGTTATGGACAACTATTTAAAACAAAATAA